From a region of the Impatiens glandulifera chromosome 4, dImpGla2.1, whole genome shotgun sequence genome:
- the LOC124934974 gene encoding uncharacterized protein LOC124934974, with protein sequence MIEKLFVPSAIQGLMINEDKISVFYGGDDDDTKVQIQNNIGINECLFPIQYLGIPLTARQIQIVHCRPLIRKVKNVIMGWAVKKLSYAGIIELVDNIVMGFIGYWSQQIVLSKKVMILMKELETLIHNFIWGS encoded by the exons ATGATTGAAAAACTATTCGTCCCATCTGCAATACAAG GTTTAATGATTAACGAGGATAAGATTTCGGTATTTTACGgaggtgatgatgatgatacaaaggtgcaaattcaaaacaatataGGCATTAACGAGTGTTTATTTCCGATTCAGTATTTGGGGATTCCATTAACGGCTAGACAAATTCAGATTGTTCATTGTAGACCGCTCATTAGGAAAGTCAAGAACGTTATCATGGGATGGGCGGTGAAAAAGCTTTCTTATGCGGGCATAATTGAATTGGTGGATAACATTGTTATGGGATTCATTGGCTATTGGTCTCAACAGATTGTCCTCTCGAAGAAAGTTATGATTCTTATGAAAGAGCTTGAGACCTtgatacataattttatttgggGCAGCTAA